The following is a genomic window from Sulfuricurvum sp..
AGTAGCGAAAGTCAAAGCGTTATCTTCGAATGTTACACCACAGTTTCCGCGAGTATCAAGAACTTGAGTCGTAGACCCTTTTACAAATGTGATTACTGCACCATCAAGAGTTACTGTTACATCAGCTGGGATGACAAGAGGAAGTTTTCCAATACGTGACATCTTATCTCCTTACCAAATTGTACAAAGGACTTCACCACCAACGCCAAGCTCGAATGCTTTGTCGTTAGGAAGAACCCCTTTTGAACTACTGACGATGATCGTACCATAACCGTTTTTAAAACGTTTAAGTTCGTCTTTGCCTTTGTAAACACGTCGTCCTGATTTAGAAACACGTTTTACTTCATTAATTACAGTACGACCGTTTGCATCGTACTTTAACACTACGTTGATTGTTTTTTTAACGCCGTCTTCGACAACGTTGAAACTTTCAATATACCCTTTGTCTGCCAAAATAGCAACAACTGCTTCTACTGTTTTAGAATGCATAAGCGTTGTTGAATCAAGACGACGCATAGCCGCATTACGGATACGAGTCAACGAATCCGCGATCAAATCATTAATCATTTATTTTCCTTAATATCTAACAATTAGGAGTTTCACCTTGGTAAAATTACCAAGAAGACTTTCTAACGCCTGGGAGTAACCCTTCGTTTGCCATTTTACGAAAGCAAACGCGACAAATTCCGAAATCGCTGATAACAGAGTGTGGACGACCACAAATCTGACAACGAGTATACGCACGAACAGCGTACTTTGGAGTACGTTGTTGTTTAGCAATCATTGACTTCTTAGCCATTATTCTCTCCCTTTTGCAAACGGCATACCGATCATCTCAAGAAGCTTGAAAGCGTCCTTGTCAGCAGTTGCGTTTGTTACTACGGTGATGTTCATCCCGTGGATTTGCATAATTGAATCGTAATCAACTTCTGGGAAAATCAACTGCTCAGTCAAACCGAAGTTGTAGTTTCCGCGACCGTCGAAACCGTTACGTGGAATACCACGGAAGTCTTTCATACGAGGAAGAGATACAGAAATCAATTTATCCATGAAATCGTACATTTGAGCACCGCGTAGTGTAACTTTTACACCAACCGGCATCCCTTCACGTACTTTAAAACCAGCTACTGATTTACGAGCAACAACAACGGATGCGCGTTGACCAGCAATGTTACTGATTGTATCTTGGATACTTTGAATCAATTTGTTATCTTTCATAGCAAAGCCACAACCAACAGAGATCACTACTTTTTCAAGTTTTGGAGTCTGCATTGGGTTAGCAATACCAAGAGCCGCTTGAAGCTCAGGCTTAAGAGCCAAATATTTATCTTTTAGTCGTGCCATGATTACGCCTCAACTTTACGGACATTTGATACATCAACAGGCATCTCTTTACTCAAGAATCCGCCTTGTGGATTTTGCTCGGTAGGTTTGATCGCTTTTTTAGCAATGCGAACACCCTTAACGATTACTTTGTTTTTCTTAGGCATAACCGCAAGCAATTCTGCTTTTGTACCTTTGTCATCACCGGCGATCACTTCAACAATGTCGCCTTTTTTGAAATTAAATTTTGCCATCATACAACCTCTGGAGCGAGAGATACGATTTTCATGAAACCAGCATAACGAACTTCACGTCCGATAGGTCCGAAAATACGTGTACCAACCGGCTCACTTTTTTTATCAAGGATAACCCCTGCGTTTTCGTCAAAACGGATCAACGAACCGTTTTCACGGTGAATCTCTTTTTTGGTACGAACAACTACAGCTTTTACTACTTGACCTTTTTTTACTTTACCGGTTGGAGTCGCTTTTTTAACAGAAGCGATGATAACATCACCTACAGTTGCATAACGACGTTTTGAACCGCCAAGAACTTTAATACACATGATCTCTTTTGCACCAGTGTTGTCTGCTACTGCTAGACGCGTAAAACTTTGAATCATGCGCTTACTCCTGCTTTTACAAGAGATTTAAGACGGAATGATTTGCTTTTACTAAGCGGACGGCACTCGATTGCGATAACCAAATCACCAATGTTTAATTGGTTGTTTTCGTCATGAATCATGTATTTTTTGAAACGTTTTACCGTTTTATGGTAACGTGGGTGCATAACGCGACGCTCAACAAGAATAGTTGCTGATTTATCCGCCCCGTTAGTTACTACGATACCTTGAATTTCACGTTTATGTGTCATAGGTTCACCCTTACTTCACTGCGCTAAGCGCGGTGTTGATACGTGCAATGTCTTTTTTCGCCGTGCGAAGTTCGCTCGTGTTAGTCAATTGCATCATTTTTTGCTTGATTTTCAAAGTGAAAAGCTCAATCTTTTTCTCTTTGAGCGCACTTTGAAGTTCAGCAGCGGTTTTACCGTTTAAATCAGTATATTTCATTGCTCATCTCCGCAGTCACAATTTTTGTTTTGAATGGGAGTTTTTGCATCGCAAGCGCTAACGCTTCACGAGCAAGACCTTCTTCAACGCCGCCCATTTCAAAAATAATACGGCCAGGTTTGATGTTCATAACCCATTGATCCACAGAACCTTTACCTTTACCCATACGCACTTCAAGTGGTTTGGCAGTCAAAGGTTTAGCTGGGAAAACACGAATCCAGATTTTACCGTTACGTTTAATGTGACGAGTAGCTGAGATACGAGCCGCTTCGATTTGGCGAGAGTTAATACGTCCCGCTTCCGTTGCTTTAAATCCGATAGAACCAAACTCAAGTTTGTTTCCGGCAGTAGCGTAACCACGGTTACGCCCTTTCATCATTTTACGATATTTCGTACGCTTTGGCATCAACATGATTAGTCAGCCTTTCGACGAGGACGACGTGGTTTTTCATCACGACCCTCTTCTTTAGATTCTTTTGCTTCTGGTTGGATACCTTTAGTGAGAACCTCACCTTTGAAAATCCAAACTTTGATACCGATTACACCGTAAGTAGTGTGTGCTTCAGCAAAACCGTAATCGATTTTTGCACGAAGCGTATGCAACGGTACGCGACCTTCAAGGTACCACTCAGTACGAGCAATCTCAGCACCGCCAAGACGACCTGCTACTGAAACTTTAATACCTTTAGCTCCTGCACGTTGTGCATTTTGCATAACTTTTTTCATCGCGCGGCGGAAAGCAACACGTTTTTCAAGTTGAGTAGCAACGTTTTCTGCAACGAGTTGTGCAGAAGCTTGTGCTTTTTTCTCTTCTTTGATGTTCAATGCAACAGGTTTACCGATAAGTTTGTTCAAAGAATCTTTGATTTTTTCAATATCAGAACCTTTTTTCCCGATGATGATACCAGGACGTGCTGCAATGATAGTAACACGAAGGCGTTTTGCAGTACGTTCGATAACGATATTGCTAACACCCGCGTAGTAGAGCTCTTTTTTCAAATAGGTACGGATTTTGTGATCTTCGCCCAATGAAGTAGCAGCCGTTTTAAAGTTAGGGAACCAACGAGATTCCCAGTTACGGTTGATACCAAGACGAAGTCCGATAGGATTAACTTTATGACCCATAATTATTTACCCTCTACTTCTACTAAAATGTGCGCAGTCGGTTTGCGGATTCCTGACGCTGTACCACGTGCACGTTGCGTAAAACGCTTCAACACCGGTCCATTGTCAACGCGGCATGATTTGATGATACAATCTTCCGCTTCACTACCGCTGTTAGCTACTGCTGATGCAACCACTTTAGCGATGATTTTTGCCGCTTTATTTGGAGTGAACTCCAACGCAGCCATAGCTTGCTCTGCGTTCATACCTTGAACTTCGCGAGCGATCAAACGAGATTTAGTCGGAGATACGCGAACGAATTTTAATAATGCTCTTGCCATATCTCTTCCTTATTTCCCGATTTTCTTTTGTACAGAACCTTTATGGCCCTTAAACGTACGTGTTGGTGCGAATTCACCAAGTTTGTAACCAACGTGGTTTTCTGTTACGAAAACCGGTACAAACTGACGGCCATTGTGAACAGTGAACGTCAAACCAATCATATCTGGCAAGATCATGCTACGGCGTGACCAAGTTTTGATAGGTTTGTTGCTTTTTGTCTCTTTGGCAGCAATCACTTTTTTCATAAGGTGTCCATCAACGAATGGTCCTTTTTTTACTGATCTAGCCATGATTAGCCTACCCTTTTAGCATTTGGTTTACGGCGAGTAATAATCAATTTATCACTTGCTTTCTTATGACGTGTTTTAGCACCTTTAGTTGGTTTACCCCATGGAGTAACCGGGTGACGTCCTGAGTTTGTTTTACCTTCACCACCACCGTGCGGGTGATCGATAGGGTTCATCGCAGAACCACGAGTTTGTGGGCGGATACCCATGTAACGTGAACGACCGGCTTTACCGATAACGATGTTGATATACTCTTCGTTACCAACGCTACCGATAGTTGCCATACATTCACCAAGAATGTAACGCATTTCACTTGATGGAAGACGAAGTGAAACATATTTCCCTTCACGACCCATGATTTGAGCAGAAGTTCCGGCTGAACGGACGATTTGTCCACCTTTGCCAGGTTTAAGCTCAACGTTATGAACCGTTGTCCCTACAGGGATGTTCATCAATTTCATAGCGTTACCAGATTTAATATCCAAACCGCTCTCAGCAGCAGTGATAACATCACCGACTACCAACCCTTTTGGTTGAAGAACATAACGTTTATCACCATCAGCATAGTTAACAAGAGCAATACGACAGTTACGGTATGGATCGTATTCGATCGCAGCTACTGTACCTGGAACACCAAATTTGTTACGTTTGAAATCGATAATACGGTAAAGTTTTTTCGCTCCCGCTTCTTTATGACGTGACGTGATACGACCATTGCTGTTACGACCTGCATGTGAAGGAAGTTTTGTCAACAATGCACGAACACTTGCTTTTGCAGTGATGTCCGAGTTATCAATGTTCGTCATAAAACGACGGCTAGGAGTAGTTGGTTTATAGGTTTTGATTGCCATAATTACACCGCCAAACTATCGATTTGTGCGCCTTCTGGAAGCTTCACATAAAACTTTTTAAAGTCATTTTGCTTACCAGTAAGACCACGGAAACGTTTTACTTTTCCGTCTTGGTTTAGTGAGTTAACGCGAGCCGGAACGATTCCGAAATACTCTCTAAACACCTCTTTAAGAGCGTTCTTTGTCATACGTGGAGACGTTTGAACAACGATTACACCCTCTTCTTGAAGACCTAAAGTCTTCTCTGTATACAGGATCGATTTGATATCAGTAATATCTGCCATCTCAACTCTCTTTTGTCAGATTTTCCCATACCGCTTTTTCGATAACCACCGAACGGTATGTCGCAGCCAAGAAGGCGTTGAGTTCATTCTCTTCTACAACGTATGTAGAAGCAATGTTACGGAATGCAAGATAAGTATTCTCATCAAGAATTTGTTTTACCAACAATGCATCGCGAACGTTCAACGTGTTGAACAACGCTTTTGCATCTTTTGTTTTACCGCTTGGAACTTCGATCGAATCAACGATGAACAATTTCCCTGCAGTTGCCAAAGCATCCAATGCACATTTAAGTGCAAGTTTCTTTTGCTTTTTGTTGATTTTTTGATCGTAGTTACGGCCAGTGTTTGGTCCGTGTGCGATCGCACCACCAACGAAAATTGGTGAACGACGTGAACCAGCACGTGCGCCACCTTTACCTTTTTGTGCCCATGGTTTTTTACCACCACCACTGATCGTCGAGCGAGTTTTCGCTGACGCCGTGTTAGAACGGATACTCGCTTGGTACGATTTAACGTACAAATAGAGGTTGTGTGGGTTAATACCGCTAAAGCTCTCAGGCAATGCCAATTCAGAGGCTTTTTCGAATTTTTCGTTCAATACAATCGCGCTCATTATTTAACTACCTTTACTCGACCTAGCGCACCGTTTGCTCCAGGAACAGATCCTACAACAACCAATACACCGTTTTGTGCGTCAAATGACATAACATCATTTTTTACGGTTACTTGCTCGTTACCGTATTGACCAGACATTTTGCGCCCTTTTTGGACTTTACCTGGCCATTCGCGGTTACCGATAGATCCACCAGTACGGTGAAAACGGTGACCGTGAGCACCCGGACCTCCAGCGAAGTTCCAGCGTTTCATAACACCGGTAAACCCGCGACCTTTAGTGTTGAATACGCTTTTAACAGATTTTGCTTCTGCCAAAGGTGCCATATCCAAATCACCTGCTTCTGTGTTTGCAACATCTAACGTAGCGAATTTGTTGAATTCAGCAGTAAGGTTATACTTTTTTTGCTGACCAGAAATTGCTTTGTTTGATGCTTTACCTTGAGCGTATGCTACAAGAGCAACACCATCGTTTACAGAACAAACTTTCATCTC
Proteins encoded in this region:
- the rplP gene encoding 50S ribosomal protein L16, translating into MLMPKRTKYRKMMKGRNRGYATAGNKLEFGSIGFKATEAGRINSRQIEAARISATRHIKRNGKIWIRVFPAKPLTAKPLEVRMGKGKGSVDQWVMNIKPGRIIFEMGGVEEGLAREALALAMQKLPFKTKIVTAEMSNEIY
- the rpsS gene encoding 30S ribosomal protein S19 → MARSVKKGPFVDGHLMKKVIAAKETKSNKPIKTWSRRSMILPDMIGLTFTVHNGRQFVPVFVTENHVGYKLGEFAPTRTFKGHKGSVQKKIGK
- the rplN gene encoding 50S ribosomal protein L14 yields the protein MIQSFTRLAVADNTGAKEIMCIKVLGGSKRRYATVGDVIIASVKKATPTGKVKKGQVVKAVVVRTKKEIHRENGSLIRFDENAGVILDKKSEPVGTRIFGPIGREVRYAGFMKIVSLAPEVV
- the rplE gene encoding 50S ribosomal protein L5, with product MARLKDKYLALKPELQAALGIANPMQTPKLEKVVISVGCGFAMKDNKLIQSIQDTISNIAGQRASVVVARKSVAGFKVREGMPVGVKVTLRGAQMYDFMDKLISVSLPRMKDFRGIPRNGFDGRGNYNFGLTEQLIFPEVDYDSIMQIHGMNITVVTNATADKDAFKLLEMIGMPFAKGRE
- the rpsC gene encoding 30S ribosomal protein S3 → MGHKVNPIGLRLGINRNWESRWFPNFKTAATSLGEDHKIRTYLKKELYYAGVSNIVIERTAKRLRVTIIAARPGIIIGKKGSDIEKIKDSLNKLIGKPVALNIKEEKKAQASAQLVAENVATQLEKRVAFRRAMKKVMQNAQRAGAKGIKVSVAGRLGGAEIARTEWYLEGRVPLHTLRAKIDYGFAEAHTTYGVIGIKVWIFKGEVLTKGIQPEAKESKEEGRDEKPRRPRRKAD
- the rplD gene encoding 50S ribosomal protein L4: MMSAIVLNEKFEKASELALPESFSGINPHNLYLYVKSYQASIRSNTASAKTRSTISGGGKKPWAQKGKGGARAGSRRSPIFVGGAIAHGPNTGRNYDQKINKKQKKLALKCALDALATAGKLFIVDSIEVPSGKTKDAKALFNTLNVRDALLVKQILDENTYLAFRNIASTYVVEENELNAFLAATYRSVVIEKAVWENLTKES
- the rpsH gene encoding 30S ribosomal protein S8, which translates into the protein MINDLIADSLTRIRNAAMRRLDSTTLMHSKTVEAVVAILADKGYIESFNVVEDGVKKTINVVLKYDANGRTVINEVKRVSKSGRRVYKGKDELKRFKNGYGTIIVSSSKGVLPNDKAFELGVGGEVLCTIW
- a CDS encoding type Z 30S ribosomal protein S14; translated protein: MAKKSMIAKQQRTPKYAVRAYTRCQICGRPHSVISDFGICRVCFRKMANEGLLPGVRKSSW
- the rplX gene encoding 50S ribosomal protein L24, whose translation is MAKFNFKKGDIVEVIAGDDKGTKAELLAVMPKKNKVIVKGVRIAKKAIKPTEQNPQGGFLSKEMPVDVSNVRKVEA
- a CDS encoding 50S ribosomal protein L23, which codes for MADITDIKSILYTEKTLGLQEEGVIVVQTSPRMTKNALKEVFREYFGIVPARVNSLNQDGKVKRFRGLTGKQNDFKKFYVKLPEGAQIDSLAV
- the rpmC gene encoding 50S ribosomal protein L29, which codes for MKYTDLNGKTAAELQSALKEKKIELFTLKIKQKMMQLTNTSELRTAKKDIARINTALSAVK
- the rplC gene encoding 50S ribosomal protein L3 yields the protein MEYIVEKIGMSRTIGANSQAVTLLKVKEMKVCSVNDGVALVAYAQGKASNKAISGQQKKYNLTAEFNKFATLDVANTEAGDLDMAPLAEAKSVKSVFNTKGRGFTGVMKRWNFAGGPGAHGHRFHRTGGSIGNREWPGKVQKGRKMSGQYGNEQVTVKNDVMSFDAQNGVLVVVGSVPGANGALGRVKVVK
- the rpsQ gene encoding 30S ribosomal protein S17; this encodes MTHKREIQGIVVTNGADKSATILVERRVMHPRYHKTVKRFKKYMIHDENNQLNIGDLVIAIECRPLSKSKSFRLKSLVKAGVSA
- the rplV gene encoding 50S ribosomal protein L22; this translates as MARALLKFVRVSPTKSRLIAREVQGMNAEQAMAALEFTPNKAAKIIAKVVASAVANSGSEAEDCIIKSCRVDNGPVLKRFTQRARGTASGIRKPTAHILVEVEGK
- the rplB gene encoding 50S ribosomal protein L2 translates to MAIKTYKPTTPSRRFMTNIDNSDITAKASVRALLTKLPSHAGRNSNGRITSRHKEAGAKKLYRIIDFKRNKFGVPGTVAAIEYDPYRNCRIALVNYADGDKRYVLQPKGLVVGDVITAAESGLDIKSGNAMKLMNIPVGTTVHNVELKPGKGGQIVRSAGTSAQIMGREGKYVSLRLPSSEMRYILGECMATIGSVGNEEYINIVIGKAGRSRYMGIRPQTRGSAMNPIDHPHGGGEGKTNSGRHPVTPWGKPTKGAKTRHKKASDKLIITRRKPNAKRVG